ATCTCACTCCTCATCAGATCATTTTCTCTAAGCATTTATCCTTTATTTAACTACGTGGTAAATGCCGTGTTTGACTCAATATATAATCTGAACCTGAAAGGAATTACCGGCGCATCAGAATCCATTTATTCCGCTTTGAAAAACAGCATCCTTTCTTTCAGACAGCCATTTTTCAATCAAAGCGCTTTTATATGCCTGATATTTTTTACCATACTCGGGCTTAATCTGATTGAAAAAAGGTTCTGGTGCAGATATCTCTGCCCGCTCGGCGCCCTGCTTGGACTGCTTTCAAAATATTCCATACTCAGCAGGTCGGTAAGCGAGGGATGCACATCCTGCGGCATATGCGATACAGTCTGTCAGGGCGGCGCAAATCCTGATTTAAAAGAAAACTGGCGGGATACAGAATGTCTTTACTGTTTTAATTGCGATGACATATGCCCCCAGAATGCGGTGAGTTTCGGGTTTCACCCCTCTGTATTACCTTTTACTAAGGGGGGAGTTAACGGGGGGCCGCAAAAGCCCGCCCTGGACCTCGGAAGAAGACAGGTTATTATTTCTATGCTCTCAGGCGTTACCGCTGTCCCGTTAATCCGCATCTCTTCTTTTTCAAAGCCCGAGTTTCACAACCCAAGACTCATCAGGCCTCCCGGCTCGCTTGAGGAAAAAGATTTTTTAAAAAGATGCGTAAAATGCGGAGAGTGCATGAAGGTGTGCATTACCAATGGTCTTCAGCCGACACTCTTTGACTCCGGCATTGAAGGGATATGGTCGCCCCTGCTCATTCCCAAGATGGGTTACTGCGAGTACAGATGCACGCTCTGCGGACAGGTCTGCCCCACAGGCGCAATAAAAAGATTATCGTTAGAGGAAAAAAAGAAGGTGAAGATAGGGCTTGCTGTGATTGATAAAAACAAGTGCCTGCCTTATACGCATGCAACTCCATGCATAGTATGCGAAGAGGTCTGTCCCACATCAAAAAAAGCCGTTTGGTTTGAAAACAATAAGGTCAAAAACCGCGAAGGCAAAGAGTTTGCACTTAAACAGCCGAGGGTTGATGCAGAACTCTGCATCGGCTGCGGTATTTGCGAGGCTAAATGCCCCGTTGGAGACAGTCCTGCGATTTACGTGACATCCATTGGCGAGTCACGGTCAAAGGAAAACCAGTTACTGCTGGCATGAGATTAAAGAAAAT
The sequence above is drawn from the Nitrospirota bacterium genome and encodes:
- a CDS encoding 4Fe-4S binding protein; the encoded protein is MQNLRRITQGIFLLVFLFLFIQTESKGANELGYPVKIFLDFNPLILITTLFSAHAVQKAFYFSVIIILITLLFGRVFCGWVCPLGTLNNITGSFRKKHIHTVNKNWHRIKYYILIFLIASSVFTLQLTGIMDPISLLIRSFSLSIYPLFNYVVNAVFDSIYNLNLKGITGASESIYSALKNSILSFRQPFFNQSAFICLIFFTILGLNLIEKRFWCRYLCPLGALLGLLSKYSILSRSVSEGCTSCGICDTVCQGGANPDLKENWRDTECLYCFNCDDICPQNAVSFGFHPSVLPFTKGGVNGGPQKPALDLGRRQVIISMLSGVTAVPLIRISSFSKPEFHNPRLIRPPGSLEEKDFLKRCVKCGECMKVCITNGLQPTLFDSGIEGIWSPLLIPKMGYCEYRCTLCGQVCPTGAIKRLSLEEKKKVKIGLAVIDKNKCLPYTHATPCIVCEEVCPTSKKAVWFENNKVKNREGKEFALKQPRVDAELCIGCGICEAKCPVGDSPAIYVTSIGESRSKENQLLLA